One Scomber scombrus chromosome 23, fScoSco1.1, whole genome shotgun sequence genomic window, TGCCTATTCAAATGGATGTCTTAAACTTACAAAACTCTACCAGCGAGCATGTTAATACAAACAGTTAGTAGTTTCACTGAGAAACTACTCTCTCCCTCAAGGTTGGATCCAAACATAGAAACAgatctgcagctgaaaaacatctttgaaaagttgaaacaaacaacatgtgGAACAACAACTATCACAGACACATTTGGGATTAAAAATGGTAAGTTagacagtaataataatgaaaaagcaAGACTCAATCTATAAGAAAGTCACATGTCAGCAGTAAATTCAGTGAAATGCTTTGATGAAATTAATAATCAGATtcaatgtaatgtattattttaaagtttatgaACAGCATGATGCAGCTGAATGCCTCGAGATGATTTTACACAAGATTAGCAAACAAGCCTCTGAGGTGAGCACTACCAAAATATAGACTGTGATTTACAGGTGAACAAATCAGAATGTAAAGTAatgatgtctttttatttttaaggctttCAAAGGAGAGCTCACAATCAGAATAAAATGCTCTGAAGGCCACAGTATCAACGAAGAGAAAGATCCATTCTTCACTCTTCCAGTGTCGCTGCCAGACGATTTGGACACAGTCTACAGTGTGGTGAGCAGAGTTTAAAGATCAGAGCTCTagttttgtatttatgtgttgtgAGCTGAAGATTTTATCagaacatttgtttgtttgtttgtttgtttgtttgtttgtttgtttgtttgtttgtttgtttgtttgtttgttttacagaacacaggttttaaaagtgttttccaGTCTGAATTATTCAGTGGAGACAACAAGGTGTACTGCAAAgaatgtaatacatttaaagatgcAAACAAAGTGAGTTTGACCGTAAACACAAATTGTAGGCAGGCCAAATTTTAAATAGAAATCAATCACTTTTATATTGGTTTACAATACTGTGATCAAAGAATatagtgtttattaatgtttctttCAGGAATGTGAGATGGTGACATTTCCTCAAATTTTGACTCTACTCTTGAAAAGATTTGACTTTGACTACAACACCATGTCACATGTCAAGTCAGACTGTTGTGTGGATGTGCCACGTACATTACAGATAAAGGCAAGGAGAAGCAACTTTTACGTATGATTTATATCTGAATAATGTGCcttatatttgcttttaaaacctttttatttgcCTGACTGTGATCTTCACTGTAGGAAAAGAAGTATGAACTCTATGGAACAGTGAATCACATTGGCAGTATAAGAGGAGGCCATTACACAGCCACCATCCTGCCCAAAGGGGAACAAACCTGGTACGAGTTTAATGACACTAGTGTCTACAAGGTAAAGTGGATTTTACTTCTTCCACTCTATGAGGATgagacacattaaaacataccaATAGAaatttgtttatattgtttttgttttggttgaaTGGTTAGGTTGAAGAACTCCGGAATATTTACAAGTACGTTTCATTATATCCAATAAGTCTGACATATAGTACATTGTTTTATACAGAAACGTTTAATGAAAGTTGTAAACTTCTGTTGTTCTATgctaaaaataaattcaaaattgTTGTTCACCAGCTCCAGGACTGCATATCTACTCATGTACAGAGGTAAGATCACACATATTATAAAGAAATCAACAGAAAGCTACGACTGTGATATTAACTaataactatatatattatttttcctGCACTTCAAATCCACTAGACACaggtgaagaaaaacaacaggtgGAACAAAATGAAGaggatgagagaagaaaaagcagcagcagcagaagaagaagaagcaatagaagaagaagaagaagaagaataagaagcagaagaaatGGAAGCAGAAGAAACGGAAGCAGAAggagcagaagaggaagaagaagaaggagcagaagaggaaaaagaagaaggagcagaagaggaagaagaagaagatgaagaataaGTGATGTctgccccctcctctcccttttcCTTACCTTTTGCTCCTAATACTTTTACCCCTCTAATTGATTAAGTCTGTTAAGTTGACCCTTGATTTTATCTGTCACACTGTAAAGTCTGAACGTCAATACctccttgttttcttttgatCTGATTGCAATGCCTTTACCCATTCATCAATAACTGTGTTAATATACGGTCTGATCACCTTTCCCTCAGCACACTCACCCATCCTCAATccagtagatgttgagatatttcatgcTATTACTGACAATAGGTGACAAGATCTTTGagaatttacatttttgcttttatgatTATGGAGCAGCCCAATTATCACAATAAAATCTGTCATTTACAAAATTTTAACATTCTCCTTTTTTATCAGTGTATCCAAGTTTTTTGAGTGGCAATAGTTGGctgtatatgtataaatactaaatagtatttatacatatatatatattcaatatatgtggcaaaatataaattataagccatgtatttcattttcaacaGGATGTTACTTGGAAGTATAGGCTTACTTCAACAAAAATACTAGAAATATGTATTATCTGATAAATTAATGTAGTAAAACCAACAGCATTAATTATGAAACTGCATGACCTcagtgttatactgtatgtcgCCTATAATATTATTGGATTACTATTGCTGCATAGGATTAGCATTTTTATGGTGTACTTAATGAGGTGAAGGAAGttaatgcatctttttttaatggtttcatAACCATTCAGGATACATCAGCTCAACCATTGCTTTGATGTGCCAAAGTATCTGAGCATACGAAGACCTGATCTATGGACAGGCTGGGGACACGATGACAAACCATTTTGACTCACATGAAGCACAGAAATGTCACTACTTATTTTGCCTACTggtcacataaaaacaaattaaagcaCATAAAAAGGCATTATTGTCCTAAGAAGACCGCTACTGaatgcagaaaaatgaaaagactatatatgtacaatatgtgcacacatacacacacatcacttgGAAGTGATATCAGACCAAGAATGTGCTAGTGAGGGTCAACCAGAAGCAGTCAAAACATCTACACTGATGCAAATTATTTCCTACCAGGCAGTCAAAGAAGCCACACAGATGGACAGGAAGATGTTCTATAAATCACATTAACAAGTTTCACTTCATCGGTCCAATTAAGAAGAGGGAAACAAAATATTGGAGTAAGATAGGCTGATGTGCTAATTGAGGGACTGTCCAACCTTTgaaatattctcatttaaaaacatgctcTAAATATGCCGTAATCTGCACCAGTTCTTATTtgaattttgttatttttaggcACATGTGATATTTTCCAGACCTTGGTATATAACTGATGCATTTTTAGGAGCTCATACTCAAAGAAAATGGGACATAAGTGTTATCATTGTTCATGGGTCAGGGTTATTTTGGGATTGAGCTGTGGAGGACGTAACTGGGCCTACtggattattttaataatataatatttatttcatcAGGTTTTGTTTAGCATGAAGGGTAAAATGGATATGCAAATCTTAACACTTCATTACCTTCTTTATGacacatgtaaatatgtttgatattttgtattttatattgcaTATGAATACATGTTGTAATTTCACTGTTGTTCATCCTGTACAACATCCACGAAATTCAGTCTGATATCTATTTGGAGAAAACTTTATTAAGTGATGCAGATATTAATGATGAACCATCACTAAACAAGTGCCAATATAAACGttgtgaaatataaataattaagtgaATACAGCAGATATATTGTAATGATATTCTGTTTTAATGAAGACTACACAATGGCTTAGTTGCAATTATAATCTTACGATGAAATCTAACAGGAAAAGTTTAGTTTGTGACACAATAAAGCTGTGAATACAGATAACAAGTACAGGTTGTGTGTGCATATCCCTCTTAGTTTCTGTGCCACACAGGTATGGAGGTTTGTCTGGGAGCCACACCATCGCTGCAGGGGATGAAGTAGCAGCTTGTTTCCATACACTCAGGAGTTAGCTTCAGGCACACAAAGCAGAACTCAATCTGACAGCGAGGACAGATTATGTTCTTGCAGCCTGTCTTGTCGTGCTCCACAATCTTTCCACAGGTGGGACAGGCTCGGATGGAGGGACACTCATCTACTCCTTGCACCTGAGGGAGGTCGGTCATCTTGCAGTTAAGGAGAAGCTGAAGGTCTTGGTTGGCACATCCATCATTTTCACAACGGTCAGATTTTCGATCTCTACCTTTCCACGGCTTCAGACACTGCCAGCAGAACTCACAGACCTCCCGCTTATCTGCTGTGCAGATTGTGCAGTGCACACTGAGATTGGTGAGgtcctctctctccacacaggTTTTACACCCAGGACACTGTTGGGAGGGACACGAGAAACATAAaggtatttacatatttttctgtatgttgTAGGGACAAACAATCTCTGATAAACTCATAATTGAACTAGTCTGTATCTTTTTAAAGGGTAGAGGACACTCACTGTTTTGAATTCACAGTACTCTCTGGCAGCCAGACGAGCCATGTTCTCTTCAAAGTACTGcatctctgcagctgtcagcaCTGCCAGTCTGCGCACCTCTTGGTAAGGCCACACTTTACCACAGAGCTGCACGGTGCCATCCTTCAAAGCAGGGCACTTAAATTTGTACTTGCCCTAGAAATTGAAGGACAGAGTAGGTTATATTACAACTCAAAGATTATATATTCAATTAATATacatatttgtcttttaaaaacattttttgtgctATGTGTACTTGAGTTTGCAAGCTCCCCTGGGGGATGAAGTATTTTGAGTTTAATTGTCAAAATGCTATTGAGGGGCCTTAACTGCCCTGAATGGCCATATACTGCAGTAAATGCAAAATAATTCTTCAGAGTGTTTCAACACTACATCTTATAACATGGAGCGAAACACAACCAGTTTAGTG contains:
- the LOC134006016 gene encoding uncharacterized protein LOC134006016, which produces MSTQNQEEKRYDPGDTTLKFVNRPDDLDPLPPEEGDLGLRAEMSCGHAVTPQSLTGWCRSLLDQGKYKFKCPALKDGTVQLCGKVWPYQEVRRLAVLTAAEMQYFEENMARLAAREYCEFKTCPGCKTCVEREDLTNLSVHCTICTADKREVCEFCWQCLKPWKGRDRKSDRCENDGCANQDLQLLLNCKMTDLPQVQGVDECPSIRACPTCGKIVEHDKTGCKNIICPRCQIEFCFVCLKLTPECMETSCYFIPCSDGVAPRQTSIPVWHRN